The following is a genomic window from candidate division KSB1 bacterium.
TAATGAGTTAAGTTTTTTCTAAAGATAGGTTTATTGCATAAATTGAGAGATACTAGATGCATGATACCGGATACTTGATGACCAATGACGGGATGAAATAATTTGAAGTTTTAAGCTTAAAAATATGATTCATAAATTATCCAGGTTAGTTAAAAATCTCCTCGAACCAATCCACAATAACCGGGTAAATCGATTCACTCACCCGCATTCCTTCTTTGGTCAGGGACAAAGTATGGATATCGATCTTGATCCACTTTTGCCAGTCAGGGCCAAATTGCCCGGAAAGTTCTTTTTTCCAATCCGAAACTGAGATATCAAAACGATCTTTTAAATCTGTAAAGCTGAATCCTTTTACCTGGCGCAACTGCAGGAAAATCCATTCTTGCAGGTTCATTATCTCCGTTAAATGCTCAGTCTTTGCTACCGGAATTTCATCACCTTCCAGGTTCCGGAGGTATTTTAAAAAATGGTTCACATTCCAAAATCGCCGCTGGCCATCGAATGAGTGTGCCGACGGTCCAACACCCAGGTACGGGACCAGATCCCAATAATTTGAATTGTGCTTGCTTTTAAAACCAGGCAGGGAGAAGTTAGAAATTTCGTAGCGTTGAAATAAACTATTTTCCATTTCATCAACTGCATATTCATAAAACCATTCCTCGGTTTCTTCCTCAACAGGATTTAGGGTGCCGTTTTGTTTTTGTTTGAAGAAAGGCGTTCCTTTTTCATAGGTCAGGTTGTAGAGAGAAATGTGTTGAACGTTCAATTCAATTGCTTTTCGAAGGCTATGCCGCCAATCTTGTTTGGATTGACCGGGAATACCAAACATTAAATCCAAACTGATATTCATAAAACCAGCTTTTTGTGCCAGCCGGATTGCTGAGATTGCCTGTGATGCGTCATGAATTCGATCAGCAGATTTTAGAACATCATCTTGAAATGCCTGCACACCAAAGCTAGCCCGATTGATTCCCATTTGTTGATAAGCTAGCAGATCTTCCAACGTTGTGGTCCCCGGGTTTATTTCGATACTGCATTCGGCTAATGTGCTTGTGTCGAATTTTGTTGAGATGGTTTTGAGAATTTTTCCTAACTGGCTGGTTTTAAGAATAGATGGAGTCCCACCGCCAAAGTAGATGGTTTTGATTTTTTGCTTACCCCAATTTTCATCTGCCCGCAGTTCGATTTCCCGGATTAAGGCATTTGTAAATCGTTCATAAACGCTGCTGCTGGTTTTACGATAAACCGTAAAGAAATCACAATAACCGCAGATGTGATCGCAGAATGGGATATGCAGGTAGAGGCCGATTTCAGTGGCATTCATTTTTTCATCGGCAATTAAGTTAGAACTGCTATCGAATAATATTCGCTATCCGTCCCCAGCGAATCATTTTAAATAGCTGGTAAAATTTGGCGGTCTTATCCCATGAGAAATAGATGATCAGCGCTTCTCCAACGATGTTTTCTTCAGGGAGAAATCCCCAGTAACGGCTGTCAAGACTGTTGTCGCGGTTATCCCCCATCATAAAGTAATGATTTTCAGGCACAACCACTGGACCGTAATTATCTTTGTTTCCGGCTCCAGCCGGTTTAATTCCGGCTTCCGGATAATTGGGGGGTAGGGTATTAGATAACAGCTTTGAATGTGGCGGGTATTCAACATACTTGCCATTGATGTAGATTTTCTTATTCTTGATTTCTAAAGTATCTCCGCCAACGGCAATGCAGCGTTTGATATAATCCTGATCCGGGTTTTCCGGGTATTTAAACACAACAACATCACCCCGCTCGGGGTCTTTAAATCCAGGTAATCGTACCCAGGGGATTCTAACATTGATAAATGGTATCTTATCCGGAGTTCTTACACCATAGATAAATTTATTAACCAGGAGGAAATCACCGACCAATAAAGTGTCTTCCATAGATCCGGTTGGAATTCGAAATGCTTGCACTACAAAAATTCTTAAAATTAAAGCTGCTACCAAAGCGAATAAAATCGCTTCGCTATATTCTCTAAATATATTTTTGTTTTTTGGCTTTTGCTTTTTGGATGGATCGGTAGTCTGTATAATCGATTTTCGATTCATTCTGTACCTTATTAATATTAATTGTCCACTTGTAAAACCGCAAGAAACGCTTCTTGTGGTATCTCAACACGACCCACCTGCTTCATACGCTTTTTGCCTTCTTTCTGTTTCTCTAAGAGTTTTCTCTTTCTTGATATATCGCCGCCATAACACTTTGCAGTAACATTTTTCCGCAAAGGTCTTATGCTTTCCCGAGATATGATTTTGCTGCCGATAGCTGCCTGGATCACAACTTCATATAGCTGACGCGGGATCAGCTTACGAAGTTTTTCGCAAAGTTTGCGTCCCCAGGTATAAGCTTTCTCACTATGAACAATGATCGACAATGCATCAACAGGTTCTCCATTGACGAGAATATCTAATTTAACCAGATTACCCGGACGAAACTCTAAAAAATTATAATCAAATGATGCATACCCTCTCGTCAGAGATTTTAATTTATCATAAAAATCAAACACGATTTCTGCAAGCGGAAAATGATAATTTAAATCGACTCGATTTTTATCAATATAAGTCGTGTTTATATAATTACCCCGTCTACCCATTGCCAGTTTCATTATAGCGCCGATATACTCACTCGGAGTAATGATTTGCGAATCGATATAGGGCTCTTCCACAGAACTGATTTCACCCGCTGAAATAAACTCAGCCGGGTTGTCTACCGTTAATACTTTTCCGGCAGTCGTTAAAACCTTATATTCCACGTTTGGAACTGTAGTAATCAGGTCGATATCATATTCCCGTTCAAGCCTCTCCTGGATAATTTCCATATGAAGCATGCCGAGAAACCCACAGCGAAATCCAAATCCCAGGGCTACCGAGGTTTCCGGTTCAAATGACAAAGATGCATCGTTGAGTTGTAATTTTTCTAATGCCGCTTTTAACTCCTGGTAGTCGTCGCTGGCTGAGGGGAAAAGTCCGCTAAACACCATCGATTTTGCTTCTTGATAGCCCGGGAGCGGTTTGTTCGCAGGTCTGTTTGCGAGTGTAATTGTATCCCCGACTTTCGTATCCCGCACTTCTTTTACACCGGCAATAATATAACCGACTTCACCTTGAGATAATA
Proteins encoded in this region:
- the hemW gene encoding radical SAM family heme chaperone HemW; protein product: MNATEIGLYLHIPFCDHICGYCDFFTVYRKTSSSVYERFTNALIREIELRADENWGKQKIKTIYFGGGTPSILKTSQLGKILKTISTKFDTSTLAECSIEINPGTTTLEDLLAYQQMGINRASFGVQAFQDDVLKSADRIHDASQAISAIRLAQKAGFMNISLDLMFGIPGQSKQDWRHSLRKAIELNVQHISLYNLTYEKGTPFFKQKQNGTLNPVEEETEEWFYEYAVDEMENSLFQRYEISNFSLPGFKSKHNSNYWDLVPYLGVGPSAHSFDGQRRFWNVNHFLKYLRNLEGDEIPVAKTEHLTEIMNLQEWIFLQLRQVKGFSFTDLKDRFDISVSDWKKELSGQFGPDWQKWIKIDIHTLSLTKEGMRVSESIYPVIVDWFEEIFN
- the lepB gene encoding signal peptidase I; the encoded protein is MNRKSIIQTTDPSKKQKPKNKNIFREYSEAILFALVAALILRIFVVQAFRIPTGSMEDTLLVGDFLLVNKFIYGVRTPDKIPFINVRIPWVRLPGFKDPERGDVVVFKYPENPDQDYIKRCIAVGGDTLEIKNKKIYINGKYVEYPPHSKLLSNTLPPNYPEAGIKPAGAGNKDNYGPVVVPENHYFMMGDNRDNSLDSRYWGFLPEENIVGEALIIYFSWDKTAKFYQLFKMIRWGRIANIIR
- the lepA gene encoding elongation factor 4; translation: MVQAQNIRNFSIIAHIDHGKSTLADRLLEMTKTVTGREMTSQILDSMDLEKEKGITIKSHAVTMNYQNSKGEKYILNLIDTPGHVDFSYEVSRSLAACEGALLIVDATQGIEAQTVSNLYKALENDLVIIPIINKIDLQSAEPEQTKRQIIDLLGCSDDEIIMASAKTGVGMVGLLETIVEKIPPPGGIINDPLRAMIFDSYFDAYRGAVALVRVVDGKLKAGDWIQFISTGRSFEVQEVGHLKIRKVPQPVLSQGEVGYIIAGVKEVRDTKVGDTITLANRPANKPLPGYQEAKSMVFSGLFPSASDDYQELKAALEKLQLNDASLSFEPETSVALGFGFRCGFLGMLHMEIIQERLEREYDIDLITTVPNVEYKVLTTAGKVLTVDNPAEFISAGEISSVEEPYIDSQIITPSEYIGAIMKLAMGRRGNYINTTYIDKNRVDLNYHFPLAEIVFDFYDKLKSLTRGYASFDYNFLEFRPGNLVKLDILVNGEPVDALSIIVHSEKAYTWGRKLCEKLRKLIPRQLYEVVIQAAIGSKIISRESIRPLRKNVTAKCYGGDISRKRKLLEKQKEGKKRMKQVGRVEIPQEAFLAVLQVDN